Genomic segment of Pseudothermotoga sp.:
CTGAAGAAACGTTCACTATGACACCCCCACCCACCTTTTTCATCTCGGCCACGGCGTACTTCGCGAGGAACATGGGGCCTTTCACATTCACAGCCATGGTCCTTTCGAAATCCTCTTCAGTGAGATCTTCTATCTTTCCAGATGGGACGATCCCTGCGTTGTTGATGAGAATATCCAACCGTCCAAATGCATCGACAGTCTGCTTCACTATCTTTTCCGCCTCTGAGGCTTTCGATACATCTCCATGAACGAAGGTGGCTATTCCACCAACTTTCTTTATCATCTCGACAGTTTCGTTCCCGCGCTCATTGGATATATCGTTAACTGCTACTTTGGCACCCCTTTCAGCGAACATGATCGCAGCTTTTCTACCTATGCCAGAACCTGCCCCAGTGATCAAAACGACTTTGCCTTGAAAGTTCATCCGCTAACCCTCCTCAACCGAAGATGAGTTTTGGTATGAGCAATGACAGTTGTGGGAAAAAGATGACGAGAATAATTATGATGATCGTTGCTATCAAAAATGGCCAGGAAGCTTTCACGTACTCTTCCAAGGTAGCACCCAGAACGCTACAACCTGCGTACATCGAAGCACCAACTGGAGGTGTTTGATTTCCCATAGCTGCGGAGAGTATGAAAACGAGTCCAAAGTGCACAGGATCTATACCAATCCTCCTCGCAACGGGTAGAAAAACCGCCGTGGTCATGAGTATCAATGCGGTTGCATCTATGAAAAGACCTGCGAAAACCAAGAAGATCATTATGATTATCATAAGTACGTATGGATTAGTTGAAATACCCAACAAGAAATTGGCCATGGTCTCGGGCACTCTTTCCCACACCATACCATAGCTGAATATGTTCGACATGGCCAAGATCGCCAACACTGCGCCGATATCACCCACGGAATACTCCAACGCTTCAGTGAAGAAGCTCTTCAAACTCATCTCTCTGTGTATGAGAAAACCTACGATCATTCCGTACACGACGGCAAAGGATCCTACTTCGGAAGGTGTGAAGATGCCAGCCCTCAAGCCAAAGATGAGTAGCACTGGGAATATCAAGGCCCAAATGCTCTTTGATAAAGCTTGCGATATTTCTCTATATGACGCTCGTCTTTCTCTTTCCGGTTGGAGTCCCAACCTTCTCGATACGAAGTAGATCACGATCATGTAGATCACCATCAGCAAAAGACCGGGTATGATGCCTGCCGCAAACAATCTTCCAATGGAGACCTGACCGATGGTTCCATAGAGGATGAAAGCTATACCAGGCGGTATGATTGGCACGATCAAGCTGGTCCAAACGTTCACCGCCACTGCAAAACCACGTGGATAACCTCTTTTCAACATTTCAGGCCCGAGCATGCGTGTTTCCATCGCTGCGTCGGCTATGCTTGAACCCGACACACCACCCATGAGGGTTGAGAGCACTGCTGAGACTTGTCCAAGTCCCCCTCTCATGTGACCAACGAGCGATGAAGCAAAGTCGAGCAACCTTTTGGTCACACCTGCCGAGTTCATTATGTTACCCGCTATGATGAACATGGGTATGGCTAAGAGTGTGAAGTTTATTATCTGAGACAGAGAGAGCTGGATAGGTATGGTTATCGGAAGATAGGGATTCTGCAAAAACCATATGAAACCGGCTATCCCTATGGCGAATGCAACTGGCATACCAAGAAGCATGAAAGCAAAAAATGCTATCAGCATCCAAATCATTTCATTTTGCCTCCTCGATAGATTTATTTCTGAATTCCTTCAATATTTTTTGCACAGTTGTTCTCACCAGCAACAACGAACCAACAGGAACAGCCAGAGTTACCCACGCATAACTGAAATTCGGCATTCCCTGAAATTTTCTGAATCGCTGTGTCCAGGTTAGTTCTGATCCCCAGATAACCATATAAGCACAGAAAGCTAAAATTATGAACAAAGTGATGATCCTGATCAGTTTTTGAGCTTTTTTTGGTAATCTTTTAACGAACAGATCCACCGACATCATTTTGTTTTCGCGCCATGCAACGTCCATGGCGAAGAAACAAGCCCAGGCAAAGAGAAAAGAGCTGAGGTCCACTGCCCAGTTCATTGGATGTCTCAAAAACCTCGCAATACCTGAAGCAAAAACCATTATAATCATCGTTATTAGAAGTATCTTCGCCGCATTCTTTTCAAACCACACCAGATACTCGTCCAACTTTTTCACGATCTCTCACCCCATCTCAAAGTATAAAAAATCCCAGTCCCCGAATGGGGACTGGGTTGAAAAATTCACATACCCTTGACTTCCTTCATGAGTTGTTCGAGAGCATCCATGATACCAAGCTTAATGTAAGCTTGCTTTGCAGCTTCCATGAACGCAGCTTTGTTGACATCGGTGATGACTGTAATACCTTTTTCGATGCATTTTTTCTTGAAATCTTCACTGAGTTCTTTCATGATTCTCAGCGAAACTTCAATGCCAGCCTTGTCGCATTCTTCTTCCACGATCTTCTGATACTCAGGTGGTAAGCTTCTGAACCACTTTGAACTGACGACTTCGAAGTTGATCAGCAGTATATGACCAGTCTCGGATGCGAACTTAACAACTTCGTACAACGAGCCATTATAAATATTCGCATAAGTCAACTCAGCACCGTCGCATGCCTTCGTTTGAATAGCTTGGTATATCTCGCCGAACGCTATAGCGACTGGTTGTGCACCGAGTGCTCTGATCGACTCTTGCCATGCGGGTGATGGAGGTGTTCGAATTCTCAGACCAGACAGATCTGCAGGCGTTCTAATGGGTTTATTGGTGAAGAAATGTCTGTATCCTTGGACCCAATAGAACGAAAGAACTTTGAATCCAAACTTGTTCTCAAGCTCATCGAGCCACTTTCTCATCGATGGAGATCCTTTCACTTTTTGCAACACTTGGATGACTTCTTCTGGTGTTTTGGCACCCATGAAATCAATGAAATAAGCGATGTTCATCACACCGATCGGAGGAACGTACATACCCATTCTCGCAGAGTCAGTGTTCTGACCAACTGGAGCCCCTCTTCTGATTTGCTCAAGTATGTCTTCTTCGACCCCAAGCTGTGCACTGTGATAAACTTCGATTTTAACATCGCCGTTCGTTCTTTCTTCGACTGCTTTGGCCCATTTTAAGAATGCTGCATGGTAAGGTTCGCCGGCGGCTAAAACGTGGTTGAATTTGAGGACGTACTTCGGAGCCGCGATGAGTGTAACGAATGTGAGTACCAGAACAACTGCCACCAGCAGTCTTTTCACCGCTGATCCCTCCTCCTTAAGAAAAATATTTTGACAAAACCCCACTATGCGTGGGTATGTCAAAAAAATTATATACGAACGATACCCCCACTTGTCAATCATGGATTTTTGTTAATAGTCATCAGCATCGTCTGACCTAGCTGTGAAAAAAACGTGAAAGATGGCTCGAAGAGACATTGAAGTCAGCAGAGCGTTGGTAAGATCCTAACTGAGAGAGCCACTTCGAACCAAGGGGAACTGAAATGGTCGACTTGGTAATCGCACTCAATCTTTTTTTCGCTACAGTGTTTCTAACGATCAAAGAGCCAAAGATAAAGTTGAAGAATCGTGATGTTTCGCTCGATCAAGCGAAATCTTCTATCTTTGTTCTGATCTTGTTGATCGTCACCGGTGTCGTACCACTCACCTTGATCAGAACGTCCCTCATGAGGCAACTCAACATAGTTCCTTGGCAAATACTCGTGATCTTCTTTGGTTCGGCGTACATCTGTACCAGCTTGGATGCTTCCGGCCTGTTGAAGGTGATTGCCTACAAATTCTTGATGCTAAGTAAAGGAAGTGGAAGAAAGCTCTTTTTCAACACCCTGCTGCTTGCTGGAATCATGACGATCTTCACGTCGAACGACATAGTGACCCTCACGCTCACTCCAATCATCGTTTATATGTCGCAGTACTCTGGTATAGACCCTGTACCCATGTTGATCACCGTCTTTTTCACTTCCAATACTTGGAGCATGTTTTTCTACATAGGTAACCCTACGAACGTGATAGTTGCCCAAGCTTATTCTCTAGGTTTTTTTGACTATGCGAAGTTGATGTTCATACCAACTCTTGCAGCTATAGCTGCATCGATCGTAGGCTTTTATTTGCAGTACAGAAAGAGGATACCGAATCGTGTTGAGATAAAACTTCAACTCGATGTTCAAAAGGTCATCAAGGACAAACTGTACGCGTGGCTCTCTGGTTTGACCTTCTGTGCATTCTTTGTTACTGTATCGATCGGCGATTTTATAAACCTTCCTCTGTGGAAAGCGGTTGTGTTGTACTGTGCTGTTTATCTTGTACTCAATTTTGTTTTCTCCAGCAAAATGTCAGATAAGGAGCAATCAGGTATCGATATGAGCCCTGATCTTTCTTTTTTCATGGACGTGTTCAAGAAAGTCCCTTGGAAGATACTGCCAATGATTATCACCTTCTTCATCTTCATTCAGATCTTCTCGATGTACGGTATAACTAACTTAGTGGCCAAAGTTTTTACGTTCAAAAATGATTTACTCGCCATCGTTTTCACTACGTATGTAACTGCTTTTGCCGCGAACATCATGATAAATCAACCCATGACGATTTTCTTTGCACACGTACTGTGGCAGAAACCCATTACTTACGCTATGAGTTTGGTCATAGGCTCCAACATAGGAGGAAATATAACGCTCATGGGAGCCTTGGCTGGTATGATGTGGTCCCGAATTTTGAAAAATTACGGTATAGAGATGAACAACCTCAAGTTCTTCAAAAACACCTTTCCCGTAGCTCTTCTGACATTGTTCGCTTCAAGTTTGGGTGTCGTCCTCACCCAAACGTTTTTGAAATGAATTTTTTGTTGCTTATCCCCTCCAAGTTGGTGTAACATAGCTCAGTGTGGAGGTGTGTCGTTGTGGGACTGTACGTCGGTGTCGATATAGGTACAACTGCCGTTAAAGTTATCCTCTATGACTCTGATGCGATGAAAGTCTTAGTTGATGTGAGTCAACAGTACGACGTTTTCACCACAGGGGCGGCCATGTTTGAGCAAGATCCAAAGCAAATAGAAAATGCCATCTTCAAAGCGTTGCGAATCATCGGGGAAAAATATCCAAAAATTGAAGGGATCGTACTGGACAGTATGCTCCATTCTTTACTCTTCCTCGACGAGCAGTTCGAACCGTTGGGCAATGTTGTGCCGTGGGTAGATGAAAGATCAATTCCACAAGTGTTTCAAATAAAGAAGAACAGAGATCTGGCACAGTTGCTCCAAAAGAAAGCAGGATGTGCCAACAATTTTGCGTATCCTTTGTTTAAATTGATGTGGTTCGCTCAAAACGACAAGGAAAAACTCATCAAATCGAGCAAGATTGTCTCCATAAAGGATTACATCTTTTATAAACTCACCGGCACTATGGTCAGCGATATTTCGGTAGCCTCAGGCAGTGGATTTTTGGACATCCATACGAAAAGGTGGTTGGATGACCTCTTAAGAGATTTAGTTGGAATAGACGAAAGAAAGTTGCCTCAACTCGTACCACCGAGTTTTGAAGAACCTTTAAGCAGTGAAGCGGCTGAAAGGACTGGATTTTACAAGGGCACACCTGTTTTCATAGGGATCTCGGATGCAGCTGCTTCCAGCATAGGATCAGGCGCGGGTGTAGACGATTCTTTGACGATCTCTTCGAGTAGTAGTGCTGCAATAAGAGGGATCGTCAGTGAACCACCGAAAGAATACCCTTCACCTGGTGTATGGTGTTACGTGGTGGATGAGAAGTACTACATCAGTGGTGTGGCCACAAGCAACGGTGGGATCGTTTTCGATTGGTACGTGAAACTTTTCTCGAAGTATGATCATGCACATCTAATAAAAATGATCGAAGAGAATTTGTACGATGTGAATTTACACAAGGCCGTTTTGTTCTATCCCTTCGTGTTCAGCGAGAGATTCCCAGAGCTCGATCCAAATTTGAGTGCAAAGTTTTTGCGACTCAGAGGAGACATTTCTGAAGCAGCTGTGGCGAGAAGTGTTCTTGAGGGCATCATTTTCAATCTCAGGAGGATCTTCGATGTCGTCAAGTTTTTACCAAAGAAACTTGAGCGAGTTTACTCAACAGGTGGTCTAACGAGGGCGGACGTGTGGACGAAGATATTAGCAACGGTGATAAATGAGAGGATCATCGTTCAGAGTAAAAGGCAAGGAACGGCTCTTGGAGCGATATGGCATTTACTCGGAGAAAACCACAGGAAAAAAGCAATGGAAGCGATCAAGGAAGAACTCGAGGTCTATGAACCTGATGAAAAGCTCCACGCTCACTATGAGAAACTTTATAAGTTGTGGTGTGAAAATCTATGAACTTATGAAGCAAACTGTATTTGGTATAACTGATAATAAACTCCGCGAGCAGCAAGGAGCTGAGTGTGTTTGCCTTCTTCGACTATTTTTCCATTGTGAACAACGAGTATTCTGTCGGCGTTCTTCACAGTTGAAAGCCTGTGTGCGATCATGATGACGGTCTTCTCTTTGGACAGTTCTTTTATCGTTGTCTCTATGCGCGTTTCTGTTTCAACGTCGATGTTACTGGTGGCCTCGTCGAGTATGAGAATCTTCGCATCGAACAAAACTGCTCTTGCCAGGGCGATGAGTTGCCTTTCACCGGCCGAGAGAGTATAACCCCGTTCAACTATTTTCGTTCGTATACCGTCGTTGAGTCTACAGACGATGTCATACGCATGAACTCTCTTCAGAGCCTCGATAACTTCTTCCTCACTGTAAGTATCGTCGAACAGCCTCACGTTGTCGAGCACAGTCCCAGTGAAAAGTATTACATCTTGAGGCACGGCAGCTATCTGTTTTCTTATCCTCTTTAAATCGTATTCGAACATGTCTCTACCATCTATCAAGATGCGACCTTTTTGAGGCACGTACAAACCGTTGATCAAGTTCATCAATGAGGTTTTCCCAGCACCAGTTTCGCCGACTATGGCTGTGAGTTCTCCCGGTTTGAACGAAACGTTGATGCCTTTAAGAACCCATCGATCTGAGTCATAGCTGAACCAGACATCTTCGAACTTTAGCTCTCCTTTTTCTATAACGAAGTGCGCCTTTGGATTTCCCTCAGGTTCAGGTTCTTCATCCATGAGTGAGAAAATCTTCTCGCAAGAGGCTGTCGTGTTTTGAATGATATCGTATTTTTCAGAGATATCCTCGAGAGGCCTCATGAAGGTGTCTATGTAAGCGATGAATGCGTATAACTCACCGAATTTTATCGTTTCTTGCAAGATCATTTTTGCACCAAAATATACTATCACGCTGGTTGCGAGGTATCTGACGAAGCTTATGAAAGGTCTGAAGATTCCAAACACGTACATTTGCTTCAAGAGTGATCTATAAAGTTCAGAGTTCACATGATCGAATTCTTTTCTTTTGTAATTCTCGGCAAGGAAAAGTTTTATCACACTCATACCGCTTATGTGTTCAGCCAAATAAGCGTTGACCTTTGCAAGATTTGTTCTCACTTCTCTGTAGACTTTCAAATCGAAGTATCTGAAAAGTATCATGGCTGCTGCGATGATGGGGAAAATGAAACTGCTCGCTGTGAACAACTTCGAACTGAGTCGAATTAGAAAATAGATCGTACCAGCAAGCAGAAAAACGTCTTTCACCATGGAGGTAATAACGTTCGTGAAAAACTCTTGGATGTTTTGCGTGTCGTTCACAATCCTTGTGGTGATCCTACCTGAAGGATTTCTATCGAAGAAGGTCATCGGTAATCGCATCACTTTTTCAAAAAGCTCGATCCTGACATCGTGCACGATCCTGTTTCCAAGATAAGAAGTGATGAACGTACTAACATAACCGAGTAAAAACTGAGCGCAGAAAACAACTGTAACGAGTAGTCCCATTCTGTAAATACCACTGATTCTCTCGAACTGTGCGAGGGCATCGTTGTTGAGATAATCATCTATGGCTGTTCTTATGAGCTGTGGTGGTAGCAAATCAACGATCGCTGCGATCAGAACTATGAATATCGCGAGAATGAAGAACCAAACGTACGGTAAAGCATACTTGAGTAGCCTTGCCAAATGTACCACCCCGAAAGTTAGTTCCACGAATTATTTTATCACTCAACGGCGAGCTTGAAGAACCTTGTTTTGTTGAACTGATCATTAAAGAACGTGATTTTTCCAAATGCGTTGCAGAGTTTTTCTATCGAATCTTTTTGCTCTGGTGAGAACTCCATGATGATGGTTTTATCTTTCAGGAGAGAGACATCTGAAAAGAAGTTTCTGAAAAATTCAAGGCCATCCTCTCCAGCAAACAGTGCCTCCGAAGGCTCTTTTCGAACATCTGCGGGTAGCTCGGCTTTCGTGGAAACATATGGGGGATTTGAAACTATCAACTCGATCTTGTCTAAGAAAGGGATCAACGGCTCCAAGTATGGTCCTTTGAGTAAAGTGATATCAACTCCATACTTTTTGGCATTTTTCTTCGCGATTTCGAGTGCTTTCTCGTTCACATCTGTGGCATAAACCTCAGAATGAGTGTTGAGCGCGATCGCTATAGCGATACAACCAGTACCTGTACCTATGTCGGCGACTGTTTTGATGTCATTCTCATGAATTGTTTCAATGGCGAGATCGACGAGAACTTCTGTTTCTATTCTAGGTATGAAAACACCTTCACAGATATGGAGCTCAAGGTTGTAGAAGTGACACTTTTTGGTGATGTATTGCAATGGATAACCTTCAGCCCTTTTCCTCGCTAAAAAGAGAGCAGTTTCCACTTGTCGTTGTTCGACTTCATCTTCGAAATCCATCAAGAGTCGCTCCCGCGTTTTTACCATAACTTCAGACAAAAGAAACAGCGCTTCCGAACCTGGGGAATCGGAAGCGCTCTTGAGAATGTCTCTCACAGCTGTGTAAAGTTCTTTCAATTTCATATTCCAAAGCGCTTTTTAACTTCCTCACTCATTCTATCCGGTGTCCAAGGTGGATCGAAGGTGAGATTGATTCTCACATCTTTGATGCCTTCGATCTGTCTCACTTTGTCTTCCGCATCTTGGAGTATGAGACCAGCGAGTGGACAAGCAGGTGTCGTCATGGTCATGGTAATGGTCACATTGTTCTCATCATCGATGTCTATATCGTAAACTAAGCCTAGACTCACCACGTCGAGTCCTATTTCAAAATCAATGACATTCTTCAAAGCTTCAAGCACTCTTTCTTTCGTTACCACGATAAAACCTTCCTTCAAGAAATTTTTTCCAACATGTCGCTCAGAATCGCCACATGTGACATTTCTTCACGAACGATGAATTCTATCTTATCTTTTCCAAGGCCTTGAGGCACCATCTCTTTCAAACCAAGATAAAATATGATGGAATCTTTTTCAATATCGATGGCGATCCTGAGTAACTCGGATACGGATTTGATATCTTTGAATCTCTTGGTTGGATCCAACTTAGGATCGAACACTTTGCCACTCACCATCGCTCTGAGATAAGCTGCTGCCTCACCTTGTGGATCGACAAACTGAGATATCTCACGTTCTTTTTTCGCAAGCTCGAGTCTCATTTGGTGGAACCTTCTTTCATGTTCCTTTTCCATTTCGGCGAGTTTCAGAAAGATGGATTTCTTAGTGTACTCAGGGAAAAGCTCGGCCGCCTTGTTGTAGAATGTAACTCCATTCCTCTCAATTTGTTCAGCCATTTCAAAGATTTCGTCGATGTTGAACAAGTTCCTCACTCCCTCTTTGCAAGTTCTCTGTCGAGCATTATTATACCAGCGATATTGTCTTTTACGTGCTCGAGCAGAGTGACGATCTTCTGAGCGTTGGCTTCTTCTTCGATCTGTTCATTCACGAACCAGTTCAGAAACACAAGAGCCGCATTGTCATTCATCTTCCTAGCCAACTCAACGAGTCCATTTATGCTCGCCGTTACTTTTTGCTCGTGTTCATAAACATGTTTGAAGACTTCGAGTGGAGAAGACCAACTCTTCCTTGGTTCACTCAAAGCGAAAAGCTCCACCCTTCCTCCGCGCTCGTTCACATGCTCATAGAACTTCATCGCATGATTCACTTCTTCCTGAGCTTGTTTTTTCATCCAATGCGCCATGCCTTCGAAGTTCTCATGATCGAAGTACGCAGCCATGGAGAGATAAAGATAAGCTGACTCGAGCTCTTTTTTGATCTGTTCATTGAAAGCTTTTTCAATTTCCTTAGGAATCATTTCTCATCCCCCCATACTGTAGAGGCTCCCAAGGGGAGCCTCTTTTTAGACTTTTTTGTGGCACAACCACCAGTCAAGGCATTTATACTGTTCTTTTCTTTTCGCAGCTTCTTGAACGTTCGTCGGCGGAGGAACTATGACTTCATCGCCGAAAAGTTCATTGTTGGGCCAGTTCGCAGGTATAGCTACTTTGTGCTCGTCTGCAACCTTGAAAGCTTTGATGATTCTCACGATCTCATCGATGTTTCTTCCGACCTCCTGAGGATAGTAGAGTATCGAGCGTATGATTCCATTGGGATCGACCACGAACACGGCCCTCACCGTGTTACTGCCCTTCGCTGGATGAATCATTCCAAGATTCTCAGCAATCTTTCCTGTATCCGCGATGATGGGAAATTGGATCTCCACACCCGTGTTTTCTTTGATCCACTCAATCCACTTGATGTGGGAAAAAACTTGATCCACACTCAAACCTATCAGTTCAGCGCCGAGTTCCCTGAATTGGTTGTACCTCTTTTGAAAAGCGATGAACTCCGTCGTGCACACAGGGGTGAAATCTGCTGGATGGCTGAACAGAACAAACCATTTACCTTTGTAAGCGTCTGGGAGTTTCATCTTGCCATGGGTTGTGAGCACTTCAAATTCTGGAAACTTTTCACCTATCAAAGGAATACCCATGAAACCACCTCCTGTTCGATCTCAAGTAAATTGTACCATACATATTGTATGTATTACATATCGTAGTTCAAATATAAAAATTTTATAAGAAATTGTCCGAGAACGTCTTTA
This window contains:
- a CDS encoding peroxiredoxin, which translates into the protein MGIPLIGEKFPEFEVLTTHGKMKLPDAYKGKWFVLFSHPADFTPVCTTEFIAFQKRYNQFRELGAELIGLSVDQVFSHIKWIEWIKENTGVEIQFPIIADTGKIAENLGMIHPAKGSNTVRAVFVVDPNGIIRSILYYPQEVGRNIDEIVRIIKAFKVADEHKVAIPANWPNNELFGDEVIVPPPTNVQEAAKRKEQYKCLDWWLCHKKV
- a CDS encoding SLC13 family permease, translating into MVDLVIALNLFFATVFLTIKEPKIKLKNRDVSLDQAKSSIFVLILLIVTGVVPLTLIRTSLMRQLNIVPWQILVIFFGSAYICTSLDASGLLKVIAYKFLMLSKGSGRKLFFNTLLLAGIMTIFTSNDIVTLTLTPIIVYMSQYSGIDPVPMLITVFFTSNTWSMFFYIGNPTNVIVAQAYSLGFFDYAKLMFIPTLAAIAASIVGFYLQYRKRIPNRVEIKLQLDVQKVIKDKLYAWLSGLTFCAFFVTVSIGDFINLPLWKAVVLYCAVYLVLNFVFSSKMSDKEQSGIDMSPDLSFFMDVFKKVPWKILPMIITFFIFIQIFSMYGITNLVAKVFTFKNDLLAIVFTTYVTAFAANIMINQPMTIFFAHVLWQKPITYAMSLVIGSNIGGNITLMGALAGMMWSRILKNYGIEMNNLKFFKNTFPVALLTLFASSLGVVLTQTFLK
- a CDS encoding ferritin, which gives rise to MIPKEIEKAFNEQIKKELESAYLYLSMAAYFDHENFEGMAHWMKKQAQEEVNHAMKFYEHVNERGGRVELFALSEPRKSWSSPLEVFKHVYEHEQKVTASINGLVELARKMNDNAALVFLNWFVNEQIEEEANAQKIVTLLEHVKDNIAGIIMLDRELAKRE
- a CDS encoding metal-sulfur cluster assembly factor; this translates as MVTKERVLEALKNVIDFEIGLDVVSLGLVYDIDIDDENNVTITMTMTTPACPLAGLILQDAEDKVRQIEGIKDVRINLTFDPPWTPDRMSEEVKKRFGI
- a CDS encoding SDR family oxidoreductase; this encodes MNFQGKVVLITGAGSGIGRKAAIMFAERGAKVAVNDISNERGNETVEMIKKVGGIATFVHGDVSKASEAEKIVKQTVDAFGRLDILINNAGIVPSGKIEDLTEEDFERTMAVNVKGPMFLAKYAVAEMKKVGGGVIVNVSSVAALKGIPNRCVYSVSKAALLGLTKSLAIDYVKDNIRVNAVCPGTTYSQGLAERVRASKDPEAVLAEMIARQPVGRLAKEEEIAFAILFAACDEAAFMTGSYVVIDGGATTA
- a CDS encoding TRAP transporter large permease subunit; the protein is MIWMLIAFFAFMLLGMPVAFAIGIAGFIWFLQNPYLPITIPIQLSLSQIINFTLLAIPMFIIAGNIMNSAGVTKRLLDFASSLVGHMRGGLGQVSAVLSTLMGGVSGSSIADAAMETRMLGPEMLKRGYPRGFAVAVNVWTSLIVPIIPPGIAFILYGTIGQVSIGRLFAAGIIPGLLLMVIYMIVIYFVSRRLGLQPERERRASYREISQALSKSIWALIFPVLLIFGLRAGIFTPSEVGSFAVVYGMIVGFLIHREMSLKSFFTEALEYSVGDIGAVLAILAMSNIFSYGMVWERVPETMANFLLGISTNPYVLMIIIMIFLVFAGLFIDATALILMTTAVFLPVARRIGIDPVHFGLVFILSAAMGNQTPPVGASMYAGCSVLGATLEEYVKASWPFLIATIIIIILVIFFPQLSLLIPKLIFG
- a CDS encoding gluconokinase translates to MGLYVGVDIGTTAVKVILYDSDAMKVLVDVSQQYDVFTTGAAMFEQDPKQIENAIFKALRIIGEKYPKIEGIVLDSMLHSLLFLDEQFEPLGNVVPWVDERSIPQVFQIKKNRDLAQLLQKKAGCANNFAYPLFKLMWFAQNDKEKLIKSSKIVSIKDYIFYKLTGTMVSDISVASGSGFLDIHTKRWLDDLLRDLVGIDERKLPQLVPPSFEEPLSSEAAERTGFYKGTPVFIGISDAAASSIGSGAGVDDSLTISSSSSAAIRGIVSEPPKEYPSPGVWCYVVDEKYYISGVATSNGGIVFDWYVKLFSKYDHAHLIKMIEENLYDVNLHKAVLFYPFVFSERFPELDPNLSAKFLRLRGDISEAAVARSVLEGIIFNLRRIFDVVKFLPKKLERVYSTGGLTRADVWTKILATVINERIIVQSKRQGTALGAIWHLLGENHRKKAMEAIKEELEVYEPDEKLHAHYEKLYKLWCENL
- a CDS encoding C4-dicarboxylate TRAP transporter substrate-binding protein, producing MKRLLVAVVLVLTFVTLIAAPKYVLKFNHVLAAGEPYHAAFLKWAKAVEERTNGDVKIEVYHSAQLGVEEDILEQIRRGAPVGQNTDSARMGMYVPPIGVMNIAYFIDFMGAKTPEEVIQVLQKVKGSPSMRKWLDELENKFGFKVLSFYWVQGYRHFFTNKPIRTPADLSGLRIRTPPSPAWQESIRALGAQPVAIAFGEIYQAIQTKACDGAELTYANIYNGSLYEVVKFASETGHILLINFEVVSSKWFRSLPPEYQKIVEEECDKAGIEVSLRIMKELSEDFKKKCIEKGITVITDVNKAAFMEAAKQAYIKLGIMDALEQLMKEVKGM
- the prmC gene encoding peptide chain release factor N(5)-glutamine methyltransferase; this translates as MKLKELYTAVRDILKSASDSPGSEALFLLSEVMVKTRERLLMDFEDEVEQRQVETALFLARKRAEGYPLQYITKKCHFYNLELHICEGVFIPRIETEVLVDLAIETIHENDIKTVADIGTGTGCIAIAIALNTHSEVYATDVNEKALEIAKKNAKKYGVDITLLKGPYLEPLIPFLDKIELIVSNPPYVSTKAELPADVRKEPSEALFAGEDGLEFFRNFFSDVSLLKDKTIIMEFSPEQKDSIEKLCNAFGKITFFNDQFNKTRFFKLAVE
- a CDS encoding ferritin family protein — protein: MRNLFNIDEIFEMAEQIERNGVTFYNKAAELFPEYTKKSIFLKLAEMEKEHERRFHQMRLELAKKEREISQFVDPQGEAAAYLRAMVSGKVFDPKLDPTKRFKDIKSVSELLRIAIDIEKDSIIFYLGLKEMVPQGLGKDKIEFIVREEMSHVAILSDMLEKIS
- a CDS encoding TRAP transporter small permease, giving the protein MKKLDEYLVWFEKNAAKILLITMIIMVFASGIARFLRHPMNWAVDLSSFLFAWACFFAMDVAWRENKMMSVDLFVKRLPKKAQKLIRIITLFIILAFCAYMVIWGSELTWTQRFRKFQGMPNFSYAWVTLAVPVGSLLLVRTTVQKILKEFRNKSIEEAK
- a CDS encoding ABC transporter ATP-binding protein/permease, translated to MVHLARLLKYALPYVWFFILAIFIVLIAAIVDLLPPQLIRTAIDDYLNNDALAQFERISGIYRMGLLVTVVFCAQFLLGYVSTFITSYLGNRIVHDVRIELFEKVMRLPMTFFDRNPSGRITTRIVNDTQNIQEFFTNVITSMVKDVFLLAGTIYFLIRLSSKLFTASSFIFPIIAAAMILFRYFDLKVYREVRTNLAKVNAYLAEHISGMSVIKLFLAENYKRKEFDHVNSELYRSLLKQMYVFGIFRPFISFVRYLATSVIVYFGAKMILQETIKFGELYAFIAYIDTFMRPLEDISEKYDIIQNTTASCEKIFSLMDEEPEPEGNPKAHFVIEKGELKFEDVWFSYDSDRWVLKGINVSFKPGELTAIVGETGAGKTSLMNLINGLYVPQKGRILIDGRDMFEYDLKRIRKQIAAVPQDVILFTGTVLDNVRLFDDTYSEEEVIEALKRVHAYDIVCRLNDGIRTKIVERGYTLSAGERQLIALARAVLFDAKILILDEATSNIDVETETRIETTIKELSKEKTVIMIAHRLSTVKNADRILVVHNGKIVEEGKHTQLLAARGVYYQLYQIQFAS